In Flavobacterium cerinum, one genomic interval encodes:
- the cyoE gene encoding heme o synthase: MKTALNASEKTISLTSLFTDFKEITKAGLAISVVFSSIVGYLLGVSDEAPFSWVTFILLAVGGYFMVGASNVFNQIIEKDLDALMDRTKNRPLPSGRISKQTAFILGAVLTVIGIAILYSINPKTAMFGAISIFLYTSVYTPLKTMTPLSVFVGAFPGAIPFMLGWVAATNEFGIEAGTLFLIQFFWQFPHFWAIGWFLYKDYEKAGFFMLPTGKQDKKTALQTILYTVWLIIASLIPVVGFTGDLKLSYIAAAVVLLLGLWMLYFAVKLYKEMDEKAARKLMLVSVSYISLLQLVYVIDKFLR, encoded by the coding sequence ATGAAAACTGCCTTGAACGCTTCAGAAAAAACAATTTCGCTTACCTCTTTATTTACGGATTTTAAAGAAATCACCAAAGCAGGATTGGCTATTAGTGTTGTTTTTTCATCTATAGTAGGCTATTTATTGGGTGTTTCTGATGAAGCTCCTTTTAGTTGGGTTACTTTTATTCTGTTAGCTGTTGGTGGATATTTTATGGTTGGAGCTTCTAATGTTTTCAATCAGATCATTGAGAAAGACCTCGATGCCTTAATGGATCGTACCAAAAACAGACCACTTCCGTCCGGAAGAATCTCAAAACAAACTGCATTTATCTTAGGAGCTGTGTTAACGGTAATCGGAATTGCAATCTTGTATTCGATTAACCCTAAAACAGCTATGTTTGGTGCCATCTCCATATTCTTATATACCAGTGTTTATACACCGTTAAAAACCATGACACCGCTTTCGGTATTCGTTGGCGCTTTTCCGGGTGCAATTCCGTTTATGTTAGGGTGGGTAGCGGCGACAAATGAATTCGGTATCGAAGCCGGAACCTTGTTTTTGATTCAGTTTTTCTGGCAATTCCCGCATTTCTGGGCTATCGGTTGGTTTTTGTATAAAGACTACGAAAAGGCAGGATTTTTTATGTTACCAACCGGAAAACAAGATAAAAAGACAGCATTGCAAACCATTTTATATACGGTTTGGTTAATTATAGCATCATTGATTCCTGTTGTAGGATTTACCGGTGATTTAAAACTGAGTTATATTGCTGCGGCTGTAGTATTGCTGTTGGGACTTTGGATGTTGTATTTTGCAGTAAAATTATATAAGGAAATGGATGAAAAAGCAGCTCGTAAACTGATGTTGGTGAGTGTTTCGTATATCTCATTGCTGCAATTGGTATATGTTATAGATAAATTTTTACGATAG
- a CDS encoding cytochrome c oxidase subunit 3, giving the protein MNTVGNIKMSVQEHNERKAKSYKMMLWFAMISIVMVFAGLTSAYVVSKSRPDWLKDFTLPSAFVISTIVMLLSSVTFHLAKKAIQKDNRKATTNFLMLTLALGIGFVVLQFVGFNQVIESGYFFTGSESTITTSFLYVVVIVHLAHLFGGLIALLIIIYNHFKQKYNSGQTLGIELGAMFWHFLDFLWGYLFLFFYFYK; this is encoded by the coding sequence ATGAATACGGTAGGTAATATTAAAATGTCAGTACAGGAGCATAACGAACGAAAAGCGAAATCGTATAAGATGATGCTTTGGTTTGCAATGATCAGTATTGTAATGGTGTTTGCAGGCTTAACCAGTGCTTATGTGGTAAGTAAATCCAGACCGGACTGGTTGAAAGATTTTACATTGCCAAGTGCTTTTGTAATCAGTACAATAGTGATGTTGTTGAGTAGTGTGACATTTCATCTGGCGAAAAAAGCCATTCAAAAAGATAACAGAAAAGCAACAACCAATTTCTTAATGCTGACATTAGCTTTGGGGATAGGATTTGTTGTGCTGCAATTTGTTGGTTTTAATCAGGTAATTGAAAGTGGTTATTTTTTTACCGGAAGTGAGAGTACCATCACAACTTCGTTTTTATATGTGGTTGTAATTGTGCATTTGGCTCACTTATTCGGGGGCTTAATCGCACTTTTAATCATAATTTATAATCATTTTAAACAAAAATACAATTCAGGTCAAACCCTTGGAATAGAGCTAGGTGCAATGTTTTGGCACTTTCTGGATTTTCTTTGGGGATATTTGTTTTTATTTTTCTATTTCTACAAATAG
- a CDS encoding cytochrome c oxidase subunit 3: MGATVTTTATNGKTWDGGNEPMGASYGKMMMWFFIVSDALTFSGFLAAYGFSRFKFIESWPIADEVFNHFPFMHGVDAPMYYVALMTFILIFSSVTMVLAVDAGHHMKKTKVAIYMLLTIIGGFIFLGSQAWEWKNFIQGTYGAVETKGGLILQFVDKDGKRIALGDFAAHLPKEREQLTRDKGVWFMKESSIPSHSVKEVVEGFKANPDLLIRSEFNTKDKTKTVLSREESLKKLEEAKYVVEGANLIHNEYGHKLFANFFFFITGFHGFHVFTGVLINILIFFNVLIGTYEKRRSYEMVEKVGLYWHFVDLVWVFVFTFFYLV, from the coding sequence ATGGGAGCGACAGTTACTACAACAGCTACTAATGGAAAAACTTGGGACGGCGGAAACGAGCCGATGGGAGCCAGCTACGGTAAGATGATGATGTGGTTTTTCATCGTATCGGATGCTTTGACTTTTTCTGGATTTCTTGCAGCCTACGGTTTTTCAAGATTTAAATTTATAGAATCCTGGCCTATTGCCGACGAGGTTTTTAACCACTTCCCGTTCATGCATGGCGTTGATGCACCAATGTACTATGTGGCATTGATGACATTTATTTTGATTTTCTCATCTGTAACCATGGTATTGGCAGTAGATGCAGGACATCACATGAAAAAAACAAAAGTTGCTATTTACATGCTTTTAACGATCATCGGAGGTTTTATCTTCCTTGGATCTCAGGCATGGGAATGGAAAAACTTTATTCAGGGTACTTACGGTGCTGTGGAAACCAAAGGAGGATTAATTCTTCAGTTCGTAGATAAAGACGGAAAAAGAATTGCTTTGGGAGATTTCGCTGCTCACCTGCCTAAAGAAAGAGAACAATTAACAAGAGATAAAGGAGTTTGGTTCATGAAAGAATCGTCTATTCCAAGCCATTCTGTTAAAGAAGTAGTGGAAGGATTCAAAGCAAACCCGGATTTATTGATCCGCTCCGAATTCAATACAAAAGATAAAACGAAGACTGTATTGTCAAGAGAAGAGTCTTTGAAAAAATTAGAGGAAGCAAAATATGTAGTGGAAGGAGCTAACCTGATCCACAACGAGTATGGTCACAAATTATTTGCTAACTTCTTCTTCTTTATTACCGGATTCCACGGATTCCACGTATTCACAGGAGTATTAATCAATATCCTTATTTTCTTTAATGTTCTTATCGGAACATATGAGAAGAGAAGAAGTTATGAAATGGTTGAAAAAGTTGGATTGTACTGGCACTTTGTAGATTTAGTTTGGGTGTTCGTATTTACATTCTTCTATTTAGTTTAA
- a CDS encoding cytochrome C oxidase subunit IV family protein, with the protein MAHTHESNTKRIWVVFGILSLITIVEVILGIDKPKALYMTNLLSMNLLNWIFIILTVVKAYYIMWAFMHLEGEKGSFRWSIVGPLVFLIIYLVFILLVEGNYIFDVFKNSPYRWIF; encoded by the coding sequence ATGGCACATACACACGAATCAAATACAAAGAGAATCTGGGTTGTTTTCGGAATTTTATCCCTAATTACTATCGTTGAAGTAATCTTAGGTATCGATAAACCTAAAGCATTATACATGACAAATCTTTTGTCAATGAATTTATTAAACTGGATTTTCATTATCTTAACAGTCGTGAAAGCATATTACATTATGTGGGCTTTCATGCACCTTGAAGGAGAAAAAGGTAGTTTCAGATGGTCAATTGTTGGACCACTGGTTTTTTTAATTATCTATTTAGTGTTCATCTTACTGGTAGAAGGTAATTATATCTTTGATGTGTTTAAAAATTCACCATACAGATGGATTTTTTAA
- a CDS encoding SCO family protein, translating to MKNKSYIGISFIVLIFGIWAVPKILAKFQKADLVTIGPVPKFELTDQNNKKISNADYLGKVYVVEFFFSTCPTICPIMNQNMLKLQEEFYGNPKFGIASVTIDPEHDTPAVLKAHAEQLGVKNYNWHFLTGDKKYIYDLALKGFNLYAGENDKQAGGFEHSGLFALIDKEGNIRCRKDSFDNPILYYDGLEESGIKMLKEDIKKLLEE from the coding sequence ATGAAAAATAAATCGTACATCGGGATTTCATTTATCGTACTGATCTTCGGTATTTGGGCGGTTCCGAAAATCCTGGCCAAATTTCAAAAAGCAGATTTAGTTACCATCGGACCGGTTCCAAAGTTTGAACTGACCGATCAAAACAATAAAAAAATAAGTAATGCCGATTATCTGGGGAAAGTTTATGTTGTAGAATTTTTCTTTTCAACCTGTCCGACGATATGTCCTATCATGAATCAGAACATGTTGAAATTACAAGAAGAATTTTACGGTAATCCGAAATTTGGAATTGCGTCTGTTACGATTGATCCGGAACATGATACACCGGCCGTTTTAAAAGCCCATGCAGAACAGTTAGGGGTCAAAAATTACAATTGGCATTTCCTGACCGGCGATAAAAAATATATTTACGATCTGGCTTTAAAAGGTTTTAATCTGTATGCGGGTGAAAATGACAAACAAGCCGGCGGATTTGAACATTCCGGTTTATTTGCTTTAATTGACAAAGAAGGAAATATACGTTGTCGTAAAGACAGTTTCGATAACCCGATATTGTATTACGACGGATTGGAAGAATCCGGAATTAAGATGTTAAAAGAAGATATTAAAAAATTACTAGAAGAATAG
- a CDS encoding DUF420 domain-containing protein: MENTVEKKYNKWIIVLSVAIPLVVALLFGVNLRKLGYDVQPLSFLPPIYATINGITAVLLVAAVWAIKNGKRALHENLMKVAIACSVAFLAMYVAYHMTSDSTKFGGEGAIRYIYYFILITHILLSVIIIPFVLITYVRAIAGSFERHKKIAKITFPMWLYVAVTGVIVYLMISPYYVH; encoded by the coding sequence ATGGAAAATACAGTTGAAAAAAAATATAATAAATGGATTATAGTACTTTCAGTAGCTATCCCATTAGTGGTTGCTTTGTTATTTGGAGTTAATCTGAGAAAGTTAGGGTATGATGTACAGCCGTTATCTTTTTTACCGCCTATTTACGCAACGATCAATGGAATTACAGCGGTTTTATTAGTAGCTGCGGTTTGGGCGATTAAAAACGGAAAAAGAGCCTTGCATGAAAACCTGATGAAAGTGGCAATTGCCTGTTCGGTGGCTTTCCTGGCGATGTATGTGGCGTATCATATGACTTCTGATTCAACTAAATTCGGTGGTGAAGGAGCAATCCGTTATATTTATTATTTTATTTTGATAACCCATATCCTTTTATCGGTGATCATCATCCCTTTTGTTTTGATTACGTATGTAAGAGCGATAGCAGGTAGTTTTGAGCGTCATAAAAAGATAGCGAAGATTACCTTCCCAATGTGGTTATATGTAGCCGTTACCGGTGTGATTGTTTATCTAATGATTTCCCCTTATTATGTACATTAA
- a CDS encoding T9SS type A sorting domain-containing protein: MKTTFFVKSLLISLIILNFQSVSAQNNKGFSSSRLWIKGVQDTLPTSRNAGNNVPLFNFNPTILKTESLFKNKLTDQSSLFVVFKSDVEEEKSVLTLKYGKEKTFVTNKQILSDKALEYKEVDSKNGIVLSYLYDKTEPFVKKKNTLLFDIVDDIQNSKDNKEQLLEFIYFPKVVSAIERRKVETYLSIKYGISLKGNYDYINATHDTIWDYNKNKSYNSRVTGIGRADSQQLYQKQSGNAEHDGLYIGLGTIEKENSTNKNTLNNNAYLIWGDNNKMSGIPVKNDAGVQKMDRIWKSVAFNKKAQDTIFTQVRILKKEMKIDSGRAEKDKFLWLAVSAQTEGEFDYTSATYYKQVQSVNNDTLHFNRIPWKDTALFTFVKAPAFFAEIKTTDPNCITQEQGKIEVKFIGGQAPYNVTLLSGNLKKQYTTTETSLLLEDVRPGTYRLTIVDYTKQLFEKEAIIKSLDKLDVQLAEKWYLSTDGSIDIMPIIAEGNEKELTYEWLHDADIIATDKKATITQAGNYSLRILNKEGCSKVLPFKVLTSDNSNGEQLALYPNPVGVTSDFSIVFNLLEKADAQIKVYDLNGRQIREKSFKSIKSYTHKDNISVEGTYMILININGETSARKLIVR; this comes from the coding sequence ATGAAGACAACTTTTTTTGTAAAATCCTTACTGATATCACTGATCATTTTAAATTTTCAATCGGTTTCAGCCCAGAATAATAAAGGCTTTTCTTCAAGCCGATTGTGGATAAAAGGTGTGCAGGATACTTTGCCAACTTCTCGTAATGCAGGGAACAATGTTCCGCTGTTTAATTTTAATCCGACTATACTAAAAACGGAAAGTCTGTTCAAAAACAAGTTGACTGATCAGTCTTCATTGTTTGTGGTTTTTAAATCAGATGTAGAAGAAGAAAAATCCGTTTTGACACTTAAATACGGTAAAGAAAAAACGTTTGTAACCAATAAACAGATCCTTAGTGATAAAGCATTGGAATATAAAGAAGTTGATTCTAAAAACGGGATTGTATTAAGTTATCTGTATGACAAAACAGAACCGTTTGTAAAAAAGAAAAACACCCTTCTTTTTGATATTGTTGATGATATTCAAAATAGTAAAGACAACAAAGAGCAATTGTTGGAATTTATTTATTTTCCGAAAGTCGTAAGTGCAATAGAACGCCGTAAAGTAGAAACCTATCTTTCTATAAAATACGGTATTTCCTTAAAAGGGAATTACGATTATATCAATGCTACACATGATACGATATGGGATTATAACAAAAACAAAAGTTATAATAGCCGGGTAACCGGTATTGGCCGTGCTGATTCTCAGCAATTGTATCAAAAACAATCCGGTAATGCAGAACACGATGGATTGTATATCGGTTTAGGGACGATCGAAAAAGAAAACAGTACCAATAAAAATACGCTGAACAATAACGCGTATCTTATTTGGGGAGATAACAATAAGATGTCCGGCATTCCGGTTAAAAATGATGCGGGAGTACAAAAAATGGACCGAATCTGGAAATCAGTCGCTTTTAATAAAAAAGCACAGGACACCATTTTTACTCAGGTGAGAATCCTGAAAAAAGAAATGAAAATTGATTCCGGTCGGGCTGAAAAAGATAAATTTCTTTGGTTAGCTGTTTCCGCGCAAACAGAAGGGGAATTCGATTATACTTCAGCTACTTATTACAAACAAGTACAGTCGGTAAACAATGATACCCTTCATTTTAATAGAATTCCATGGAAAGATACAGCGTTGTTCACCTTTGTAAAAGCACCGGCTTTCTTTGCCGAGATAAAAACTACGGATCCTAATTGTATCACACAGGAACAAGGTAAGATTGAAGTTAAATTTATCGGTGGTCAGGCACCGTATAATGTGACATTGCTTTCCGGAAATCTGAAAAAACAATATACTACAACAGAAACGTCTTTATTGTTGGAAGATGTTCGCCCGGGTACTTACCGTTTAACGATTGTAGATTATACAAAACAGCTATTTGAAAAAGAAGCCATCATAAAAAGTTTGGATAAGTTGGATGTACAGCTTGCTGAAAAATGGTATTTAAGCACTGATGGATCAATCGATATCATGCCTATAATTGCCGAAGGAAATGAAAAAGAGCTTACCTATGAATGGTTGCATGATGCGGATATAATTGCAACCGATAAAAAAGCAACCATCACTCAAGCTGGAAATTATTCACTCCGTATTCTTAACAAGGAAGGTTGTTCAAAAGTGTTGCCTTTTAAAGTACTGACAAGCGATAACAGCAACGGTGAACAATTGGCATTATATCCGAATCCGGTTGGTGTAACCAGTGATTTTTCTATAGTGTTTAACTTATTAGAAAAAGCCGATGCTCAGATTAAAGTATACGATCTGAACGGAAGGCAAATTCGCGAGAAAAGCTTCAAAAGTATAAAGTCCTATACACATAAAGATAATATTAGTGTAGAAGGAACTTATATGATATTGATCAATATCAATGGTGAAACATCAGCCAGAAAATTAATAGTTAGATAA